From one Lactiplantibacillus paraplantarum genomic stretch:
- a CDS encoding aldo/keto reductase, translating to MTALTKLTDTYTLNNGTKIPIVGFGTWQTPDGQVAYDSVLAALKAGYRHIDTAAAYGNEESVGKAIADSGVAREDLFVTTKLWNADHGYDAAKKALDTSLAKLGLDYVDLYLIHWPNPAAMRDNWEQLNADTWRAMEEAYTARKARAIGVSNFRPKHLDALLKTAKVVPAVNQIFLNPSDMEDEVVAYNREHDILSEAYSPLGTGKIFSIPELKTLADKYDKSVAQVVLRWSLQHDFLPLPKSVHADRIEQNTELFDFELSDDDMKVIDGFHGVAGLANDPDQVNF from the coding sequence ATGACAGCATTGACCAAACTCACCGATACGTACACGTTAAATAACGGCACTAAGATTCCAATTGTTGGTTTCGGAACTTGGCAAACTCCTGATGGCCAAGTTGCTTATGATTCCGTATTAGCAGCATTAAAGGCCGGTTACCGGCACATTGATACAGCAGCTGCTTACGGCAATGAGGAAAGTGTCGGCAAGGCCATTGCCGATAGCGGTGTGGCACGTGAAGACTTGTTCGTCACGACGAAATTATGGAATGCCGACCATGGCTATGACGCTGCTAAGAAGGCCCTTGATACTTCACTAGCAAAGCTAGGTCTGGATTACGTTGATTTATACTTGATCCACTGGCCAAACCCAGCTGCAATGCGTGACAACTGGGAACAATTGAACGCCGATACCTGGCGAGCAATGGAAGAAGCTTACACGGCCCGTAAAGCGAGGGCTATCGGAGTTTCTAACTTCCGTCCTAAGCATTTGGATGCACTGCTTAAGACGGCTAAAGTGGTTCCAGCCGTTAACCAAATCTTCCTCAACCCTAGTGATATGGAAGATGAAGTGGTGGCCTACAACCGTGAACATGATATTTTATCAGAAGCTTACAGCCCATTAGGTACTGGTAAGATCTTCAGTATCCCAGAATTAAAGACGTTGGCTGATAAATATGATAAGAGCGTCGCCCAAGTTGTGTTACGCTGGTCATTGCAACACGACTTCTTACCATTACCAAAGTCAGTCCATGCGGATCGAATTGAACAAAATACGGAATTATTTGATTTCGAACTCAGCGATGATGATATGAAAGTCATTGATGGTTTCCACGGCGTTGCCGGGTTAGCCAATGATCCTGACCAAGTTAATTTCTAA
- a CDS encoding undecaprenyl-diphosphate phosphatase: MLDIFKAVILGIVEGITEFLPISSTGHLVLVDEFIKMQQSTQFTDMFNVVIQLGAIMAVVVLYFHKLNPLSPRKDTTEKRNTWVLWSKVLLAVIPSVIVGLPLNDWMDEHLMNWAVVSATLIIYGVLFIVIENHNKRLTPRFANLQTLPYTTALFIGCFQLLSLIPGTSRSGATILGAILIGTSRYVATEFSFFMAIPTMFGASLLKLVKFFAHGGSLAGLQGAVLAVGVIVSFVVAYLSIRFLLDYIKKNDFKAFGWYRIVLGVLVIGYFTLIH; the protein is encoded by the coding sequence GTGTTAGATATTTTTAAAGCAGTAATCTTGGGGATTGTTGAAGGGATTACTGAATTCTTACCAATTAGTTCAACGGGGCATTTAGTCCTGGTTGACGAATTTATCAAGATGCAACAGTCCACGCAGTTTACGGATATGTTCAACGTCGTGATTCAATTAGGGGCGATCATGGCGGTCGTTGTCCTGTATTTCCATAAACTAAATCCGTTGTCACCACGCAAGGATACCACGGAAAAGCGAAATACTTGGGTTCTCTGGAGTAAGGTTTTATTAGCGGTCATTCCATCGGTGATTGTGGGATTACCGTTAAATGATTGGATGGACGAACATTTAATGAATTGGGCGGTCGTTTCTGCCACGTTGATTATTTATGGGGTCCTATTCATTGTGATTGAAAATCATAATAAGCGCTTAACACCCCGCTTCGCTAATCTACAAACGTTACCTTATACGACGGCATTGTTCATTGGGTGTTTCCAGTTGCTCTCATTGATTCCAGGGACTTCACGTTCCGGTGCAACCATTTTGGGGGCTATCTTGATTGGAACTTCACGCTACGTCGCAACTGAGTTTTCATTCTTCATGGCAATTCCAACAATGTTTGGGGCATCATTATTGAAGCTTGTGAAATTCTTTGCTCACGGTGGTTCTTTAGCTGGTTTGCAAGGAGCAGTCTTAGCCGTTGGGGTGATTGTGTCCTTCGTAGTCGCTTACTTGTCGATTCGTTTCTTGTTGGATTACATCAAGAAAAACGACTTCAAGGCGTTCGGTTGGTACCGAATTGTCCTGGGGGTACTTGTGATTGGCTACTTTACGTTGATTCATTAA
- a CDS encoding threonine/serine exporter family protein codes for MLHWLLTTGLFQIILAYLATAGFGVLLNIPRRAVNLSGWVGAAGWFTYEVLYHVLPLGIDAKLAIGNLVAAIVIGVASGMAARYKRMPMIIFNIPSLVPLVPGGQSYRVVRNLVTGHPDLAYQYFVQVVIIAGVIAIGFLVAEFINRITLHFA; via the coding sequence ATGCTACATTGGCTCTTAACAACCGGTTTATTTCAAATTATCTTAGCTTACTTAGCCACGGCTGGCTTTGGGGTGCTTCTCAATATTCCGCGTCGCGCCGTTAACCTCAGTGGTTGGGTCGGTGCTGCTGGCTGGTTTACGTATGAAGTCCTCTATCACGTCCTGCCATTAGGAATCGACGCCAAACTTGCGATTGGTAACCTCGTCGCAGCTATCGTGATTGGTGTCGCCAGCGGTATGGCCGCGCGTTACAAGCGGATGCCGATGATCATCTTTAATATCCCTAGTCTGGTCCCACTGGTTCCTGGTGGCCAGTCTTATCGGGTCGTTCGTAACTTGGTCACTGGTCATCCTGACTTGGCCTATCAGTATTTTGTGCAAGTCGTCATTATTGCCGGTGTGATTGCGATTGGCTTTCTCGTCGCTGAATTTATCAATCGTATTACTTTACATTTTGCGTGA
- a CDS encoding WxL domain-containing protein has product MVLLQVMAAGATVSLGTGMTAQADTLPQLTFAKSTASDNILTNQHFDVELQVSNTASKTNTIDLPNDVNLDGPEEFKQIKKVFKDSHYTSGDNGAFTVTAKQLTVAYNPDKRRITVQWSDEYPQVKVPIRLTAVKAGQLALVAVADGQKGPALNVDIKAPKTQASQSSSRLEHSSTTASSSSTTTTTSSSQSQTSTTAQTSVGHSTASSVLNGQSADESLTGTSDSSSLSTSQSSSLAPAMGVSSASSATPSTSNEKNRQALSSSNGKQASASSWSNPLIPVTRLTQLSTNVANVSTWDQLVGAWKNASVDEINITTDISNASAPSGALDSRLSGNIIVNGNGHSVNLGRAGFHTRYNSATRDTLYTATFMNFAPLTGSFGNDAGLIGSTTGGDGGNAALNWTFNVSNITVPSGTRNSDTSRRFVSAEGNQVNVTGNCQVVTYRENILCGGLNVAAGQTFTGSKLATGDNNSFIWFVYDQQGTGDRKVNVEEDATLNCIRRPVDPNSTAYTTYPVVFDAYESINIGKNATFNASIPGNAYSNLYFSGSQYHRDLYADTGSTVNLTSLARSQSPISFSNNATSTIQSSSGANVYVIAATGAPLISGNYARLATVRFIKPNNLDLRNSSTGAAAATSSINQDNVGTFEIQDSNISLWRLASSITGGADYSYNSVAQLQQQGTTVSATNSNLQSNYLSSKMRRISAINQKPQLSFNNPYDGTTRLTDADQKLRTRVIVAMVPDTNGVQDDGKVHYIPQYASAGQLTVSYQVNGKTVTAPTDSNGYATANLGAFLKAGTTVTASTDNASGTMVTATETVVDVTPPNPATKVVPDPIRVSSGTVSGQNGEPGAQVTLALNGQIQTNVKTVVNANGTWSLDLTGLSLKIGDKIIIYMADSLGNRNPDPNSYPNGQQYHDATFQPAPIFTVAKDLIVNPIDPDDPSKPGTGGTNNLGPLSLDAVPTHLNFGQHSIPTMDTAYPLLAPSAAEDQLATATDGQKYATVGGQKNGQDSVYTQVTDTRDTPSGWQLTAQLSALTANDGTTMTGSYVTLTSGIAQYLNASTNKWVTSADQNQATLPAMIKLTPGATQQTLIAGTTGQQGVGTNQQIWNVNNVALHVQGGRVMAKNYSGTITWQLNSLPSQ; this is encoded by the coding sequence ATGGTATTGTTACAAGTCATGGCTGCTGGTGCAACGGTAAGCTTAGGTACTGGTATGACCGCTCAAGCAGATACGTTACCACAGCTAACTTTTGCCAAGTCAACGGCTAGCGATAATATTTTAACGAACCAACATTTTGATGTAGAACTACAAGTCAGTAATACGGCATCAAAAACGAATACGATTGATTTGCCGAACGATGTTAATTTAGATGGGCCAGAGGAGTTTAAGCAAATAAAAAAGGTTTTCAAAGATAGTCACTACACATCGGGGGATAATGGGGCCTTTACGGTTACGGCTAAACAGCTAACAGTTGCGTACAATCCTGATAAGCGCAGGATAACGGTTCAATGGTCAGATGAATATCCGCAAGTAAAGGTACCGATTAGATTAACAGCTGTTAAAGCAGGTCAATTAGCCTTGGTGGCTGTCGCAGATGGTCAAAAGGGGCCAGCTTTGAACGTTGATATTAAGGCACCAAAAACCCAAGCAAGTCAGTCTAGTTCACGTTTAGAGCATTCATCAACGACAGCATCGTCATCAAGCACAACTACGACGACATCGAGTAGCCAAAGTCAAACGAGTACGACTGCACAAACGAGTGTGGGACATTCAACAGCGTCATCAGTATTAAACGGTCAATCAGCCGATGAATCACTGACGGGTACTAGCGATTCATCATCATTATCCACTAGTCAGTCATCGTCACTGGCACCCGCTATGGGTGTGTCGAGTGCCTCATCGGCGACCCCGTCGACTTCTAATGAAAAGAATCGGCAAGCGCTGTCGTCATCGAATGGCAAGCAGGCATCAGCAAGTTCTTGGTCTAATCCACTGATTCCAGTGACGCGTTTGACACAACTGAGTACGAATGTTGCCAATGTTAGCACGTGGGATCAACTGGTAGGTGCTTGGAAGAATGCTAGTGTGGATGAAATCAACATTACTACTGATATTAGCAATGCCTCAGCACCTTCAGGAGCATTAGATTCACGTTTGTCGGGTAATATTATTGTGAATGGGAACGGCCACAGTGTGAACCTCGGCCGAGCCGGATTCCATACTCGGTATAACAGTGCGACTAGAGATACGTTGTATACGGCAACCTTTATGAATTTTGCACCATTAACTGGATCTTTTGGTAATGATGCTGGGTTAATCGGGTCTACTACTGGTGGTGACGGTGGTAATGCCGCTTTAAATTGGACGTTTAATGTTAGTAACATCACAGTTCCTAGTGGGACCAGAAATTCTGATACGAGTCGCCGTTTTGTTAGTGCTGAAGGAAACCAGGTCAATGTGACAGGGAACTGTCAGGTAGTCACCTATCGAGAAAATATTTTATGTGGAGGTCTCAATGTCGCTGCTGGGCAGACATTTACGGGATCAAAATTAGCAACTGGTGATAATAATTCCTTTATTTGGTTTGTTTATGATCAGCAAGGAACGGGTGATCGCAAAGTCAACGTTGAAGAAGACGCTACCTTAAACTGTATTCGCCGACCGGTTGATCCCAATTCAACGGCCTATACAACGTATCCAGTTGTTTTTGATGCGTATGAAAGTATTAATATTGGAAAAAATGCCACGTTTAATGCTAGTATTCCAGGTAATGCGTATTCCAATCTGTATTTCTCGGGTTCACAATACCATCGCGATCTTTATGCGGATACCGGCAGTACGGTTAATTTAACGTCTTTAGCTAGAAGTCAATCGCCAATTTCGTTTTCTAACAATGCGACTTCGACGATTCAAAGCAGTAGTGGTGCTAATGTTTATGTCATTGCAGCGACGGGTGCACCTTTGATTTCAGGAAACTATGCGCGCTTAGCCACCGTTCGGTTTATCAAACCTAATAACTTAGACTTGCGGAATAGTTCCACGGGAGCGGCTGCGGCAACTAGTTCAATCAATCAAGACAACGTTGGTACTTTTGAAATTCAGGATAGTAATATTAGTTTATGGCGCTTAGCTTCATCGATAACTGGTGGTGCTGATTATTCATATAATAGTGTGGCACAATTACAGCAACAGGGGACAACGGTGTCGGCTACTAATAGTAATTTGCAAAGTAATTACTTATCTTCCAAGATGCGACGAATTAGTGCCATCAATCAAAAGCCCCAACTGAGCTTCAATAACCCGTATGATGGGACGACTAGATTGACTGATGCGGATCAAAAATTGCGCACGCGCGTCATTGTGGCGATGGTCCCAGATACTAACGGGGTTCAGGATGATGGCAAAGTCCATTATATTCCACAGTATGCTAGTGCTGGACAGCTAACGGTTAGTTATCAGGTCAATGGGAAGACCGTCACGGCCCCGACTGATAGTAATGGCTACGCGACAGCGAACTTAGGGGCCTTTTTAAAAGCGGGAACCACGGTTACGGCCAGCACTGATAATGCCAGCGGTACGATGGTAACGGCTACAGAAACGGTAGTAGATGTGACGCCGCCTAATCCAGCGACTAAGGTCGTACCAGACCCGATTAGAGTTTCTTCGGGAACGGTCAGTGGGCAGAATGGCGAACCTGGCGCGCAGGTCACGTTAGCATTGAATGGACAGATTCAAACGAATGTCAAAACGGTTGTCAATGCCAACGGGACTTGGTCACTGGACTTAACCGGACTATCGTTAAAAATTGGTGACAAGATTATTATTTACATGGCTGATAGTCTAGGCAATCGTAATCCTGATCCGAATAGTTATCCAAATGGGCAGCAGTACCATGATGCAACCTTTCAACCAGCACCAATATTTACAGTAGCTAAGGATTTAATTGTTAATCCGATTGATCCCGATGATCCTAGCAAGCCGGGGACCGGTGGAACGAACAATTTAGGTCCATTATCGCTGGATGCTGTACCAACACATCTGAACTTTGGCCAGCACAGTATTCCGACAATGGATACAGCGTACCCATTGTTGGCACCGTCAGCCGCTGAAGACCAATTGGCTACTGCTACTGATGGGCAGAAGTATGCAACAGTTGGTGGTCAGAAAAATGGGCAGGATAGTGTGTATACACAAGTGACTGATACACGGGATACCCCAAGTGGTTGGCAATTGACAGCCCAATTATCAGCGTTGACAGCTAATGATGGGACGACCATGACGGGTAGTTATGTAACGTTGACATCAGGAATAGCCCAGTATTTGAATGCTAGCACTAATAAATGGGTTACGTCAGCCGACCAAAATCAGGCAACGTTACCAGCCATGATTAAGTTGACCCCAGGTGCTACCCAACAGACGCTAATTGCTGGTACGACTGGGCAACAGGGCGTCGGTACTAATCAGCAAATTTGGAATGTTAATAATGTTGCGTTGCACGTCCAAGGTGGTCGTGTGATGGCTAAAAATTATTCTGGAACTATTACTTGGCAATTGAATAGCTTGCCGAGCCAGTGA
- a CDS encoding threonine/serine exporter family protein, with protein sequence MSDTAVMLRTTLLAGAILIENGAEIKRVEDTMQRIAANAGYPDAQIFVLLTGITVSLPENATSEVRAIHNRGMDLEKVDQVNSLSRQFANHDIDLTEFAVALERVNQAVPTFPFSWLCLAAVVVSVPLMVAFTGRTTPADLITCGLAGLAGFAAFYWINRLGSIRFLSEFMGALIIGLITLLGFYLTNGHYHPDAIIIGAVMPLVPGVAITNAVRDTMTGNLLSGPARAVEAVLSACAIGVGIALTSFFY encoded by the coding sequence ATGAGTGACACGGCAGTTATGTTAAGAACCACGTTGTTGGCCGGCGCCATTTTGATAGAAAATGGGGCTGAAATCAAGCGGGTTGAAGACACCATGCAACGAATCGCAGCCAACGCTGGTTATCCTGACGCACAGATTTTTGTTTTGCTAACAGGAATCACCGTCTCCTTGCCAGAAAATGCCACTAGTGAAGTACGGGCAATCCATAATCGGGGTATGGACCTAGAAAAAGTGGATCAGGTCAACAGCCTGTCACGGCAGTTTGCTAATCACGATATTGATTTAACTGAATTTGCCGTAGCTCTCGAACGGGTCAATCAAGCCGTACCGACCTTCCCATTCAGCTGGTTATGTCTAGCGGCTGTTGTCGTTAGTGTGCCGTTGATGGTCGCCTTTACTGGGCGGACAACCCCTGCCGACTTGATTACTTGTGGACTAGCCGGGTTGGCTGGTTTTGCGGCCTTTTATTGGATCAATCGGCTGGGGTCAATTCGGTTTCTCAGCGAATTTATGGGTGCTTTGATTATTGGCCTAATTACTTTACTCGGCTTTTATCTCACTAACGGTCATTATCATCCCGACGCCATCATTATTGGCGCTGTGATGCCATTAGTGCCGGGTGTCGCTATCACTAATGCCGTCCGTGATACGATGACGGGTAACTTACTGAGCGGCCCTGCCCGCGCTGTAGAAGCCGTTTTATCGGCGTGTGCGATTGGTGTCGGTATCGCACTGACTTCATTTTTCTACTAA
- a CDS encoding DUF1002 domain-containing protein translates to MTKRMSFKFKWVALVATLIVGLGSWQVLAHADSSSDEPIVTLGSSLTSSQKTGTINTLTASLNGADYQTLTVNGDTLVKYLNPAGESFTSTSGVWSSAMIQKTSSGSGINVKILDYNGSNNITTITANQYKNAALTAGITDANIYVTSATPIDGSGALAGVYAAYAKSGNSLNTKQVTAAQDELSTLSGITQANKDKDGYTDSQLNNAVAGAKKEMAQKGSSVTKNEITTIVNQQITNNNLTNVITNNQKTEIINLLVKIRDSGALDSSSFKTQANSLMKNIQSNAKGVFSKLNTKENQNLLQKMWDGIVNFFSSIFKSIFG, encoded by the coding sequence ATGACGAAACGAATGAGTTTCAAATTTAAATGGGTTGCCCTCGTTGCCACCCTGATCGTTGGGCTTGGTAGCTGGCAAGTCCTTGCGCACGCTGACAGTAGCAGCGACGAACCAATTGTCACATTGGGCAGTAGCCTGACTAGCAGTCAAAAGACTGGGACGATCAACACGTTAACGGCTAGCTTGAACGGTGCCGATTATCAGACTTTAACCGTTAACGGTGATACCTTGGTCAAGTATCTCAACCCGGCTGGGGAAAGCTTCACGAGCACTTCCGGCGTTTGGTCCAGTGCCATGATTCAAAAAACAAGTTCTGGTTCAGGAATCAATGTTAAAATTCTAGATTATAACGGTAGCAACAACATCACGACCATTACGGCCAACCAGTATAAAAATGCTGCGTTAACGGCTGGGATCACCGATGCAAACATTTACGTGACGTCAGCCACTCCCATTGACGGTTCTGGTGCGCTAGCCGGTGTCTATGCCGCTTATGCCAAGTCTGGCAATAGTTTAAATACCAAGCAAGTGACGGCCGCTCAAGATGAATTGAGTACGCTAAGCGGTATCACTCAGGCCAACAAAGACAAAGATGGCTACACAGACTCACAATTGAACAATGCCGTAGCGGGTGCTAAAAAAGAAATGGCCCAAAAGGGTAGTAGCGTCACTAAAAACGAAATCACGACCATCGTGAACCAACAAATTACCAATAACAATTTAACGAACGTCATTACTAATAATCAAAAGACTGAAATTATTAATTTGTTGGTCAAGATTCGTGATTCTGGCGCGTTAGATTCTTCAAGCTTCAAGACCCAAGCTAATTCGTTGATGAAAAATATTCAATCTAACGCTAAGGGTGTCTTCAGTAAGCTTAACACCAAGGAAAATCAAAACTTGCTCCAAAAGATGTGGGATGGGATCGTTAACTTCTTCAGTTCCATTTTTAAATCCATCTTCGGCTAA
- a CDS encoding AEC family transporter: MLLILAILPIVVTVGLGVFAGLRHQFAPTTSDVLIQLVMHYALPLSLFGGILSLKRVTIIQNYSVAMWLALGMLGGMASVIVSQYCFHQQLETATLRALVIASPSIPFMGVSVLLVVFGKISILLVALGGLYMNLVQVPMSVLLLTLAGDSVPEQRWHAGWQKLCSAIRQPVVWAPISAFILNLAGLRLPSAWLTNFTELGQAAGGVALFALGLLLTTRPWRLTRMVVLNVILKNLGLPLIIWGIMASLHVSLSNQQLVVLTLAIPTATIATMLAVQNHLAPDEYVATQMLSTIIAPLTMGFLMWGLQLV; this comes from the coding sequence ATGCTACTTATATTAGCAATTTTACCAATTGTTGTAACAGTGGGATTAGGCGTGTTTGCGGGACTACGGCATCAATTTGCGCCAACGACCAGTGATGTTTTGATTCAGTTAGTCATGCATTATGCCTTGCCGTTAAGCCTCTTCGGAGGAATCTTGTCATTAAAGCGCGTTACCATTATTCAAAACTATTCGGTCGCGATGTGGCTGGCGCTGGGCATGCTAGGTGGCATGGCCAGCGTTATTGTGAGCCAGTACTGTTTCCACCAGCAACTAGAAACAGCCACATTACGAGCACTAGTAATCGCGAGCCCCTCAATTCCGTTCATGGGCGTTTCCGTACTACTCGTTGTTTTCGGTAAAATTAGTATTTTATTAGTTGCGCTAGGCGGCCTGTACATGAATTTAGTACAAGTTCCTATGAGCGTGTTACTTCTAACATTGGCGGGCGATTCGGTTCCTGAACAACGTTGGCATGCTGGTTGGCAAAAATTATGTAGTGCAATTCGGCAACCAGTCGTGTGGGCACCAATTAGTGCCTTTATCCTAAACCTGGCTGGATTACGTTTGCCCAGTGCTTGGCTAACGAATTTTACAGAGTTAGGACAAGCAGCTGGTGGGGTAGCGTTGTTCGCTCTGGGGCTTTTGTTAACGACAAGGCCATGGCGACTGACACGGATGGTCGTCTTAAACGTTATCCTAAAAAATTTAGGTTTACCGTTAATCATCTGGGGAATCATGGCTAGTTTGCATGTGTCGTTAAGTAACCAACAATTAGTCGTCCTGACGCTCGCAATTCCCACTGCAACCATTGCGACCATGTTGGCCGTCCAAAACCACTTGGCACCGGATGAATACGTGGCCACGCAAATGTTAAGTACGATCATTGCGCCGCTAACTATGGGCTTTTTAATGTGGGGGTTGCAGCTCGTATAG
- a CDS encoding O-acetyl-ADP-ribose deacetylase — MVEIKVIHGDITKMTVDAIVNAANTSLLGGGGVDGAIHRAAGPALLAACRPLHGCATGEAKITPGFRLPAKYVIHTPGPVWQGGQHDELQLLANSYRNSLNLAAENHCPTVAFPSISTGVYHFPLSIAAPLALKTLQATAQTTAHTVQTITIVCFDDQTQNAFSTALVALTN; from the coding sequence ATGGTTGAGATTAAAGTCATTCACGGTGATATTACCAAAATGACCGTTGATGCAATTGTTAATGCGGCCAATACGAGTTTGCTTGGTGGTGGCGGCGTCGATGGTGCCATTCATCGGGCAGCTGGGCCAGCATTGCTGGCTGCCTGTCGCCCATTACACGGTTGTGCAACTGGTGAAGCCAAAATTACGCCGGGCTTTCGACTACCGGCGAAGTATGTGATTCACACGCCGGGCCCCGTTTGGCAAGGTGGACAGCATGACGAATTACAATTGTTAGCGAACAGTTATCGCAACAGTCTGAATTTGGCCGCTGAGAATCATTGTCCAACGGTTGCTTTTCCGTCTATCAGTACCGGCGTCTATCACTTTCCGCTATCGATTGCGGCGCCGTTAGCGTTAAAAACGTTACAAGCAACCGCGCAGACAACGGCCCACACGGTTCAGACGATCACGATTGTTTGTTTTGATGACCAAACGCAAAATGCATTTAGTACGGCGTTGGTAGCGCTGACAAATTAA
- a CDS encoding DUF916 and DUF3324 domain-containing protein — protein sequence MSGWNKKLLLGLLTLIMTLFGSMTVISHAADTANNAVTFDVQPMLNEKQQLSKDAYYWDFKIQPQKTYSLAMRVNNRSNHEIKVKNQFLQSYTNAKGVIDYGAANLNDDTSLKVKLADIITVPNEETTIPANKSRIVRAQLKTPAQLKKGVILGSWQVKIADQHLKTKGATLTSEYAYNVGIKLTSNRDPLPKLRLADVQLKKRSGIKTVIGNIQNYHASILGQGTVTAYVRKAGQTKKLAVADLKSSSMAPNSNFNLPLKWRANRGIILPGTYTLYVKYRTTDEKFAKPHVWSLKQDFVVGATDAVNVTAPATWGWLIGIVLLVLLLVALIIFWVIKRRQNKR from the coding sequence ATGAGTGGCTGGAATAAGAAGCTATTATTAGGATTATTAACTCTAATAATGACTTTGTTTGGTAGTATGACGGTAATCAGTCACGCTGCTGATACAGCCAATAATGCGGTGACTTTTGATGTTCAGCCAATGCTTAATGAAAAGCAGCAATTATCAAAGGATGCGTATTATTGGGATTTTAAAATTCAACCGCAAAAAACATATTCATTGGCGATGCGTGTTAATAATCGCTCAAATCATGAAATTAAGGTCAAGAATCAATTCTTACAATCGTATACTAATGCGAAGGGTGTTATTGATTATGGCGCTGCTAATCTGAATGATGACACTAGTTTAAAAGTAAAACTAGCTGATATTATCACCGTACCGAATGAGGAAACGACGATTCCAGCTAATAAATCACGGATTGTGCGGGCGCAATTGAAAACGCCAGCACAATTGAAAAAGGGTGTTATTTTAGGAAGCTGGCAAGTTAAAATTGCGGATCAGCACCTTAAAACTAAAGGGGCAACGTTAACTAGCGAATATGCTTACAATGTGGGGATTAAATTAACGTCAAATCGTGATCCACTACCCAAATTACGTTTGGCTGATGTTCAATTAAAGAAACGTAGTGGCATCAAGACAGTTATCGGTAATATTCAGAATTATCACGCCTCAATTTTAGGTCAAGGGACTGTCACTGCATACGTTCGCAAAGCCGGACAGACTAAAAAGCTGGCGGTGGCTGATTTGAAAAGTAGTTCAATGGCGCCTAATTCTAACTTTAACTTACCTTTGAAGTGGCGTGCTAATCGGGGAATTATTTTACCTGGGACCTACACTTTATACGTCAAGTATCGAACTACGGACGAAAAGTTCGCTAAGCCGCATGTCTGGTCGCTAAAGCAAGATTTTGTGGTTGGCGCTACGGATGCTGTTAACGTTACGGCCCCGGCCACTTGGGGGTGGTTGATTGGCATCGTGTTACTCGTATTATTACTCGTTGCCTTAATAATATTCTGGGTGATCAAGCGGCGTCAAAATAAGCGCTAA
- a CDS encoding TetR/AcrR family transcriptional regulator, which translates to MVVKDASVVETAMMIQFWQRGYYQTTVDDLLTVSQLSRTQFYRQYHSKRVALRRSLERYQITLDEQLDQLIQRERARQTPLPALTAACLRLPFQSERWPAGCLMVNLMAEIGSQDASLMAQLQTIYADLQTRLVGLLSPQAKTLPTTVAETAASLMQVRSGIQLLAKQDPSGAQLKQQAQMSVNLIMGAV; encoded by the coding sequence ATGGTTGTTAAGGACGCATCAGTAGTTGAAACAGCAATGATGATTCAATTTTGGCAGCGTGGTTATTATCAAACGACAGTTGACGACTTGCTCACCGTTAGCCAGTTGTCACGAACGCAGTTTTATCGCCAGTATCACAGTAAGCGGGTTGCGTTACGCCGTTCACTTGAACGCTATCAAATAACGTTAGATGAACAACTTGATCAATTGATTCAACGTGAGCGGGCGCGGCAAACACCATTGCCCGCTTTAACTGCGGCTTGTTTGCGACTACCATTTCAGAGTGAACGGTGGCCAGCAGGATGTCTGATGGTGAACCTGATGGCTGAAATTGGGTCGCAGGATGCGTCCTTGATGGCCCAATTGCAAACGATCTATGCTGATTTACAGACCCGACTCGTCGGTTTACTTTCACCTCAGGCTAAAACCTTACCGACCACGGTCGCTGAGACTGCAGCAAGTTTAATGCAGGTTCGCAGCGGCATTCAGTTATTGGCTAAACAGGATCCTAGTGGGGCCCAGCTAAAACAACAGGCCCAAATGAGTGTTAATCTGATTATGGGGGCAGTTTAA